From the Entomomonas sp. E2T0 genome, one window contains:
- a CDS encoding alpha/beta fold hydrolase gives MFDAKEVRIQLPHIELAGLEYGDPQGEPVLALHGWLDNAMSFVRLNPKLQGMRIIAIDLMGHGFSQHKPAGTGYQLWEAVFSTVAVIHKLGWQRCSLLGHSLGAIISVMIAAIRPDLIKQLMLIDGLVAYSKQPTEFPQQLQQAMLGFAKSLAQQQTVKVYDSLDSMIKKRQKGLVPISYEAASLLMERGVKAVEGGYSWRSDSQLMIPSPFPLTEEAAWSYAEQIVCPTNLILAKQGLLIDNKPFMQRLSQLDNCKVDILEGGHHLHLDNEQSAQEVADCFNDFLVY, from the coding sequence AGACCCTCAAGGAGAACCTGTTTTAGCATTACATGGTTGGTTAGACAATGCCATGAGCTTTGTACGTTTAAACCCTAAATTACAAGGAATGCGTATTATAGCTATAGATCTAATGGGGCATGGTTTTTCACAACATAAACCTGCTGGTACAGGCTATCAATTATGGGAAGCAGTGTTTAGTACAGTGGCAGTTATTCATAAACTAGGTTGGCAGAGATGTTCATTGTTAGGGCATTCTTTGGGAGCAATTATTTCGGTAATGATTGCAGCTATCCGTCCAGATCTGATTAAACAGTTAATGCTAATAGATGGTTTGGTCGCTTACTCTAAGCAACCTACGGAATTTCCTCAGCAGTTACAACAGGCTATGTTAGGCTTTGCTAAATCACTTGCTCAGCAACAAACAGTGAAAGTGTATGATTCTTTAGATAGTATGATTAAAAAGCGCCAAAAGGGATTAGTACCTATTAGTTATGAAGCTGCTAGTTTACTAATGGAGAGAGGTGTAAAGGCTGTTGAGGGAGGTTATAGTTGGCGTTCTGATAGTCAGTTAATGATTCCTTCACCTTTTCCTTTAACGGAGGAGGCCGCATGGTCTTATGCTGAACAAATAGTTTGTCCTACAAATTTAATTTTAGCTAAACAGGGATTATTAATTGATAATAAGCCTTTTATGCAACGTTTGTCACAATTAGATAATTGTAAAGTGGATATATTAGAAGGTGGTCACCACTTGCATTTAGATAATGAGCAATCTGCACAAGAAGTGGCTGATTGTTTTAATGATTTTTTAGTTTATTAA